The Oryzias melastigma strain HK-1 linkage group LG6, ASM292280v2, whole genome shotgun sequence genome includes a window with the following:
- the pskh1 gene encoding serine/threonine-protein kinase H1 homolog — MGCRNSKVLPEPPGDVQLDLVKKVDPVQPPHTDIYKHFIRGDGTASKMGAAGGAAGDKLDSSFASRVKTTTPTASALPAKDPSEVPDPQRKKVAKYRAKFDPRVTAKYDIKALIGRGSFSRVVRVEHKSTRQPYAIKMIETRYREGREVCESELCVLRRVRHTNIIQLMEVFETAERVYMVMELATGGELFDRIIARGSFTERDATRVLTMVLDGVKYLHALGITHRDLKPENLLYYHPGADSKIIITDFGLASSRKKGDECLMKTTCGTPEYIAPEILVRKPYTNAVDMWALGVISYILLSGTMPFEDDNRMRLYRQILKGKYSFSGEPWPSVSNLAKDFVERILTADPSQRMTAGQALKHPWIMTMAAASSMKNLQRCISQNLLKRASSRCHSTKSAQSTRSSRSTKSNKARRVREKELRELNRRYQQQYNG; from the exons GTTGACCCTGTCCAGCCCCCTCACACTGATATCTATAAGCACTTCATACGAGGTGACGGCACAGCAAGCAAGATGGGTGCAGCTGGCGGAGCAGCAGGTGACAAGTTGGACTCCTCCTTCGCAAGTCGAGTCAAAACTACCACGCCCACCGCTTCAGCCCTGCCCGCCAAGGATCCGTCTGAAGTGCCGGATCCACAGAGGAAGAAGGTAGCGAAGTATCGAGCCAAGTTCGACCCCCGAGTCACGGCAAAGTACGACATCAAGGCCCTGATCGGGCGTGGGAGTTTTAGCCGCGTGGTCCGCGTGGAGCACAAGAGCACGCGGCAGCCGTACGCCATCAAGATGATCGAGACCCGCTACCGAGAGGGGCGGGAAGTGTGTGAGTCCGAGCTGTGTGTGCTGCGTCGAGTCCGGCACACGAATATAATCCAGCTGATGGAGGTGTTCGAGACGGCGGAGCGAGTCTACATGGTGATGGAGCTGGCTACGGGGGGAGAGCTCTTCGACCGGATCATCGCACGCGGCTCTTTCACAGAGCGGGACGCCACGCGGGTCCTAACGATGGTGCTGGATGGCGTCAAGTATCTCCACGCTTTGGGGATCACGCATCGAGACCTGAAGCCCGAGAACCTGCTGTACTACCACCCCGGAGCCGATTCCAAGATCATCATCACCGACTTCGGCCTGGCCAGCAGCAGGAAGAAGGGAGACGAATGTCTGATGAAGACCACCTGTGGCACTCCGGAGTACATTGCCCCTGAGATCTTGGTGAGGAAGCCCTATACAAACGCAGTGGACATGTGGGCTCTGGGCGTGATCTCCTACATCCTGCTGAGCGGCACCATGCCCTTCGAGGACGACAACCGCATGAGGTTATACCGGCAGATCCTGAAGGGGAAGTACAGCTTCTCTGGAGAG CCGTGGCCCAGCGTGTCCAACCTGGCCAAAGACTTTGTGGAGCGAATTCTCACGGCAGACCCGAGCCAGCGGATGACGGCCGGTCAGGCCCTTAAGCACCCCTGGATCATGACCATGGCGGCCGCCTCCTCCATGAAGAACCTGCAGCGCTGCATCTCCCAGAATCTCCTGAAGCGCGCCTCCTCACGCTGCCACAGCACCAAGTCGGCTCAGTCCACGCGCTCCAGCCGCTCCACCAAGTCCAACAAAGCCCGCAGGGTTCGGGAGAAGGAGCTTCGCGAGCTCAACCGCCGCTACCAGCAGCAGTACAACGGCTGA